A region of Pleionea litopenaei DNA encodes the following proteins:
- the rne gene encoding ribonuclease E: MKRMLINATQQEEMRVALVDGQRLYDLDIELPGREQKKSNIYKGRITRIEPSLEAAFVDYGAERHGFLPLKEIARSYFKDPSARGRINIKDAVSEGQELIVQIDKEERGQKGAALTTTISLAGCYVVLMPTNPRAGGISRRIEGDEREQLKDAMRSIDVPKGMGCIVRTAGVGRGAEELQWDLSVLLNIWDAIQKHAEARPAPFLIHQESDVLIRAVRDYLRPDVGEIIIDKQEAFDKVRNYLQLIRPDFVNRVKLYTDREFPLFNRYQIESQIESAFQREVQLPSGGSVVIDPTEALISIDINSARATKGSDIEETALNTNIEAAQEIARQLRLRDIGGLIVIDFIDMSPVKNQREVERVLNEALQSDRARVQIGRISRFGLLEMSRQRLKPSLGESSQETCPRCNGVGRIRGIESLALSIFRLIEEEATKESTSQVQAFLPVDVATFLLNEKRKIIAAIEKRRKVKVVLVPHPELETPHFEILRLREEDVTEHRSFELKIESNEEEAPTSRAYTPPAAKSSSEQPAVQAIQAPTAPAPVAKKKDSKDDKPGLLKRIFNFLFGSDDKDKKKKGGKQQNNKGRRNNQRQGNRNKRRPQNRRNNQDRNDSRNNDSRNNDSKSNESKNNDSRNNESRGNDNRQDKRQDNKRDNNRNDNRRSRSQRDQNKSQENRSNERSTDSKVKREPRVPRNERGNDQKVAREKNRKLAERNSEGDTQKDEAKVLANTSKNEVATQKPEPSTQTSMTETVNTSEQPVKSESKTEQVKRNIASYDTPVSSRNVKHDLAKEASVEVSETAPSEPSETLQPAADSNTVPSKENTETDVISDDAKVNQSDLAVDSANEEVTTSDVKPAETESENRTEVEHAPQESQHSEQSTIERAAGEVEINRSSTEESTASNSHEPKASAQKDSVQEVAFEQAHVKVAESSASKSEESTSASSELESSSTADNLKEEIKAPVIIRGHANAPMAKPESIGELQPVEFSHQSNADLTPPITREKSAADAVSSSQSPMAKASIASLDSSQSSEPNDAQ, translated from the coding sequence CCAATATTTACAAAGGCCGTATCACTCGAATTGAACCGAGTTTAGAGGCTGCGTTTGTAGACTATGGCGCTGAGCGGCATGGCTTTCTTCCTCTAAAAGAAATAGCTCGTTCCTATTTTAAAGACCCATCTGCTCGTGGTCGAATCAACATAAAAGACGCGGTAAGTGAAGGTCAAGAATTAATCGTTCAAATCGATAAAGAAGAACGAGGCCAAAAAGGCGCTGCGCTAACAACGACAATCAGCTTAGCCGGTTGCTATGTTGTACTTATGCCAACGAACCCTCGAGCAGGGGGAATTTCTCGACGCATCGAAGGTGATGAACGGGAACAATTAAAAGATGCTATGCGATCGATTGACGTGCCTAAAGGTATGGGTTGTATCGTTAGAACAGCGGGCGTTGGCCGTGGCGCTGAAGAATTACAATGGGATCTAAGTGTTCTCCTTAATATTTGGGATGCCATTCAAAAGCATGCTGAAGCACGCCCCGCTCCTTTTTTAATTCATCAAGAAAGTGATGTGCTCATTCGAGCGGTTCGCGACTATCTACGCCCTGATGTTGGTGAGATCATCATCGACAAGCAAGAGGCTTTCGACAAAGTACGCAACTATTTACAGTTGATCCGTCCTGACTTTGTGAATCGAGTTAAGTTATATACCGATCGAGAGTTCCCTTTATTTAATCGTTACCAAATCGAATCGCAAATTGAATCGGCTTTTCAGCGAGAAGTTCAGCTTCCTTCTGGTGGCTCAGTCGTCATTGATCCGACTGAAGCGTTAATTTCAATCGATATCAACTCAGCTCGGGCAACCAAGGGTTCAGATATCGAAGAAACGGCGCTCAACACCAATATAGAAGCCGCCCAAGAAATCGCACGACAATTAAGGTTACGTGATATTGGTGGTCTTATCGTTATCGACTTTATCGATATGTCACCCGTAAAAAATCAACGTGAAGTAGAGCGAGTGTTAAACGAAGCCTTGCAGTCTGACAGAGCTCGAGTTCAAATCGGTAGAATTTCTCGATTTGGTCTTCTTGAAATGTCTCGTCAAAGACTAAAACCCTCTCTCGGAGAATCTAGCCAAGAAACCTGCCCTCGTTGTAATGGTGTCGGACGAATTCGCGGTATTGAATCATTAGCTTTGTCAATTTTCCGCTTGATAGAAGAAGAAGCGACCAAAGAATCAACATCACAGGTCCAAGCGTTTCTACCCGTTGATGTAGCAACCTTCTTGCTCAATGAAAAGCGTAAAATTATTGCCGCGATAGAAAAACGTAGAAAAGTTAAAGTGGTGTTAGTACCACATCCAGAATTGGAAACTCCACACTTTGAAATTTTGCGCTTACGCGAAGAAGACGTTACCGAGCATCGTAGTTTTGAACTAAAAATCGAAAGCAATGAAGAAGAAGCGCCAACGTCTCGGGCTTATACTCCACCGGCAGCAAAATCAAGCAGTGAACAACCTGCAGTACAAGCCATTCAAGCTCCTACTGCGCCAGCTCCGGTTGCTAAAAAGAAAGACAGCAAAGACGATAAACCAGGCTTACTAAAACGTATTTTCAACTTTTTATTTGGCTCTGATGATAAAGACAAGAAAAAGAAAGGTGGTAAGCAACAAAACAATAAAGGTCGACGCAATAATCAACGTCAAGGCAATCGCAATAAACGAAGACCACAAAACCGACGCAATAACCAAGATCGCAATGATTCTAGAAACAATGATTCTAGAAACAATGACTCAAAAAGTAATGAATCTAAAAACAACGATTCTAGAAATAATGAGTCACGCGGTAATGACAATCGTCAAGATAAACGCCAAGACAATAAACGCGATAATAATCGAAACGACAATCGTCGTTCTCGTTCGCAACGTGATCAGAATAAATCACAAGAGAATCGTTCAAACGAACGTTCAACTGACAGCAAGGTAAAACGCGAACCTAGAGTTCCACGTAATGAACGTGGTAATGATCAAAAGGTTGCTCGTGAGAAAAACCGTAAATTGGCTGAAAGAAATTCAGAGGGAGATACGCAAAAAGACGAAGCTAAAGTCTTAGCCAATACCTCTAAAAATGAGGTTGCTACTCAGAAACCAGAACCATCAACACAGACCTCAATGACTGAAACTGTAAATACTTCTGAGCAGCCAGTAAAAAGTGAGTCAAAAACTGAACAAGTAAAACGCAATATTGCTTCGTACGACACTCCGGTTTCGTCAAGAAATGTAAAACATGATCTAGCGAAAGAAGCTTCTGTCGAGGTCAGCGAAACTGCTCCATCAGAGCCCTCTGAAACGCTTCAACCGGCGGCCGACTCCAACACAGTGCCTTCGAAAGAGAATACAGAAACAGACGTTATCTCTGACGACGCAAAGGTAAATCAATCTGATTTAGCGGTCGATTCTGCCAATGAAGAAGTCACCACAAGTGATGTTAAGCCAGCGGAGACTGAGTCAGAGAATCGCACCGAAGTTGAGCACGCGCCACAAGAGTCACAACACTCTGAGCAATCAACCATCGAGCGCGCGGCAGGCGAAGTAGAAATAAATCGTTCTAGTACTGAAGAGTCGACTGCTTCAAACTCTCATGAGCCAAAAGCTTCAGCTCAAAAAGATTCAGTTCAAGAAGTTGCGTTTGAACAAGCACATGTGAAAGTTGCAGAGTCTTCGGCTTCTAAAAGCGAAGAGTCTACCTCAGCTTCTAGTGAGTTAGAGTCATCTTCAACGGCTGATAACTTAAAAGAAGAAATTAAAGCGCCAGTGATCATTCGTGGACACGCCAACGCGCCAATGGCAAAACCAGAGTCAATAGGTGAACTGCAACCAGTAGAGTTTTCTCATCAAAGCAATGCTGATTTAACACCACCGATTACTCGCGAAAAATCTGCTGCTGATGCGGTTTCGAGCAGTCAAAGTCCGATGGCTAAAGCGTCAATAGCGTCGCTAGATTCCTCTCAATCAAGTGAACCAAACGACGCGCAGTAA